ACTTCTTCCGGCCCGAGTTGGTCCGGTTGTTTGTCGTTAGGATTGATATTTCGCACGAATCGCGTCCGTGCAAGCCGCGCCAATAGCGTAGCGCTCGCCGCTTTCCCCGGATCGTCGCCATCAAGGAACAGCGTCAGACACTTGAATCGCATCAGGAGCTTTTCCTGCGCTTCGGAGAGCGAGCATCCCATCAGAGCCACGGCGTTGTATCCTGCCTGATAGACCTTCATGGCGTCGAAGAATCCCTCCGTAATTACGACCTCCTCCGCGTCGGCCGGAATCCGGTGCAGATTGTAGAGTTCGAGCCCCTTCCGGAATCCTTTGGGGAAAAGATATTTCGGTTCCGCGCCATCGTGCGCGCGGCCGGCATACCCGAGGAGTTTTCCCTTTTCGTTGTGAATCGGGATGACGATCCGATGATCCGCGAGCCAGCTTGATTTGCCGGGGAAGTATCCCACCCCGAAAGCATCAGCCGTCTCTTTCGAGATTCCCCGCGTCGCAAGGTAGTCGTGATAGGCCACGTCCTTCAGCGCCTGGAATCCCGGATACTTCACCGCAAGCGGGATATTGACCTCGGCCTCCGGCTCGGGCTTCGGGTTCGGAGCCCTCGCCTCCGGCCTCGGATGACCGTTCAGGCCGAACCATTGTTCAAGCATCGTTCCGGCCGCAGAGACGGAGCAGTTTTCCATCGCCATGACGAACGCGATCAAGTCGCCCCCTGTTTCTCGATATTTTCGCGTCGCTGCGCACGAT
This portion of the Bdellovibrionota bacterium genome encodes:
- a CDS encoding toprim domain-containing protein; protein product: MPDRRIDFAAIKKAVNIEEVCTRYGVELRNYRGNCPLPGHTGSKASFTINAKKNVFNCHSRSCAATRKYRETGGDLIAFVMAMENCSVSAAGTMLEQWFGLNGHPRPEARAPNPKPEPEAEVNIPLAVKYPGFQALKDVAYHDYLATRGISKETADAFGVGYFPGKSSWLADHRIVIPIHNEKGKLLGYAGRAHDGAEPKYLFPKGFRKGLELYNLHRIPADAEEVVITEGFFDAMKVYQAGYNAVALMGCSLSEAQEKLLMRFKCLTLFLDGDDPGKAASATLLARLARTRFVRNINPNDKQPDQLGPEEVQSLLG